The nucleotide window TATGAAGAAGATGTTCTCCCATAAAAACAACAGATCATTCGTCTTTAAGTAAAGATAAGCAATCGCCAGAGCTTATGACAAGCACAGCTTCCCCACTGTACCTCAAGTTGTATAATGCAGAGTGTCTGTTCTTACTTCCTTTTTATATCTTGTGTTAACACCCTTAAGCTCTAAATCTTGTTCTGGGGTTCCTAAGCAAAAGTCCATGCTCAAGATGGCAGCCAGTTCATGTCGAAGGACACAAAGGGCCAAGAATGCTCAACCTAAGCAACAGTTGTTTGCAAGCCACCCTTGCAAAGCCTTAGCATGAGAGTCAAGTCTTTTGAGAACCTACTGCCCAATGGGGCCTTCTTCTTCTGTTACCGCTCGATCGATGCTACAAATACCCACACACCCCATCCTCTCTCTCCATCCCCTCCACAGTCGTCCTCGAGTCTCTTCAAACATAATGGCCTTCCTCCCGCCTCGAATGCCACCGCGTCCATTTGCGCCACCTCCTCCAAAGGTATCCCCGTCCATACCACCGCCACCGAATCGCCGGAGCCCCCCACCACCCTCACCTTCGAAGCAAGCACCACCTCCACCACCTCGCGGCAGACTCCCGCCACCCCCACCCCCGAAGAAAGCGCCACCGCCACCAACTCGCCGCAGCCCCCCGCCACCCCCACCTCCGAAGCAagcgccaccaccaccgccaagaAAGATGGCCCCGCCTCCGCCGAAGCTGCCACCGCTACAGCCGCCTCCCGCACCCGTCCGTCCTCCACCACTGGCGCCTCCGCCACCAAGCCCAAACCACACCGTTATCATCGTCGTGTTCGCCTCCCTAGGCGGCCTTCTTCTCCTCGCATTCCTTGCGGCGGCACTGTTTTGCTGCatcaagaagagaaagaagaagatggcCGCCAAACGCGAAGCCGTGGACGTGGAGGACCATGTGCATGTCCACGAGACTGTCGTTCCAGGACCCCATGGCCAACAACTGGCGACCCTGTCGATCGACGAAGATATCAAAGTCCATGAGGTGTTCAAGAAGGGCACAGTGACCGGTGAAGCCTCACTTAGTGAGCCTGCATCAGGGAAACAACGTTCGAGCAGCAGGACCGGCGGCGCTGGCCCTTCTGTGACAAGTCGCCACCACCTTCTTTAGCACAAAGGCTCGCAGACAACAGAAATGGTCGCCAAAGCCCTGAGAATCATGCATGATTGTTGAATAAGTGTGCTTATTTGATCGCCTGCCTGTTTACACCTCCATTCATTGTCAtctgttgtgtgtgtattgtgattATTTAAGAGCTGTATTCATTTGCAAATAAGTAATTCGATCCTCATATTCAATTTGGATGACTTTTACATTCTTGTGGCTACCATCAAGTGATTCATTTAGGGCATGACTTCGAGTCACGATATTGGTTTTGGATGGCCGTAGTTGCAGAACCTGCATATAACTTTAATTAAGAGGTGCATATTGACTGTGGTCATTGGATCATTTAGAATGAGCATCACAATACCATATTCTTCATGTGTTAAATATAGAATAAAAGgaggggatatatatatatatatatatatatatatatatatatatatatatatatatatatatatatatatatatatatatatatatatatatatagatggttCCACTATATTCTCTAAGACTAAACTAAATAAGACCAAAAACACTACTCTCTCAGTCGACTTAAAGTTTCAATTGCTTTTCTTCCTATTAACCTTAATAGAAAATTTATATACCTTTATCGTtgagctaattataaattacctTATGTAATTAGTTACCTTTAGCATATCAATCTATACACTTTCAAAAGTTATAATATGAtctatatatttatgaaagtaaagtaTTTAATCTTGTTTCTCCTTGTATTATTGACTCTATTGATTGAAATATCATATATGCTTAGCGATAAACCAAAGTGAGGCATAATCAACATATGTTTGATCGAAATATCATATATCTTGTTTTTCCTTATCTTTTGCCTTCTCCTCCCCTACCTTTACCTCTTCCACCTCTACCTTCATCTCTTCTTTTCCTTATCCTCTCTCCTCCCTCCTACTATTATCCTCTTCTTTGTCTTCTCTATCTCTATTCTCATCTTTGCCTCATGAGATTTATCGAAAATTAATCTTGTTATAATAAAAAATGAACTGAAATGCACTCATTCATAAATACGATCCAAAAACATATCAAGTTCAATAATTatcttaaaatcataaaaaaataaaactctaCTAAATTCCTTATTAGATTAATGTTATAGTGGACTTGTGGAAGTTTCAAGTCATTTAGTAGAAATTGACTCGtaatattcaaaaataaattaaatagacTCGttcaaaaaatatgataaattttacaagtaattatcctaaaattatcataaaatagaaAAACTAGTATAATCCTTGTTTGATTTATGATGTAGTAGaattatgaaaatttaaaatcGGCATGTGAATTTTATAGTTGAATGTTTTTCGATTCAAATCAAGTATATTTGGGTGAAATTTATCTAAAATATCATAGGCTTGTATAGTCATGCCCACGTATAATTATAACAATCATTCTCATTTTTTTCCCATCTTTTGGAGGATTTTAGAagtattattttttgaatttcttatGTTTCGAGGGTGATTCTATAGTTGAATATATTTCAATTCAAATTTGAGAGTATTTGAATGAATCGTATCTTAAATCACTTTAAGCTTGTATATTCACAACTAGTAATGctcatttttaaaataattttgggaGATtttagaaatataatttttttgaatttataaGTATTTTAGAAGAGGAAAATAGAGAAGCAAACGAAGGAGAGACAAAAGAACAAGAGGAGAAGAGTGAGGAGATAGACAAAGAAGAGGTAGAGGGGGAGGAgacaaatgagagagagagagtatgagAAAAAAAACAGAGATGATAGACGAGAAGGAGGAGGGGAGAAATTTTTTTGCTGAATTAGTTTGGAtcgattcaagaaaaaaaaaatctagtcaTGTAAATCTAAATTATTTAATAGAACGAATAAGAACATAATTTTTCATTCATAAAAAATGACACCTCTTGGTAATTTCTGAAAAGAGGGACGCCACCCACCCCCATAAAAAGTACATAATGAGATTTTTTCGATAATTACCTATATGATATATTCTTAAATTAGATAATATTCTATTTTGATATTATGTATGTGCCAATATATATCGATTCGATTCGATGAGAAAATGGCCATTCTCACAAGTGTGAAGCTCTCCATTTCACGTATAACGACGTCACCATCGATCAATGGGTTGGGTGTTTCCGATTTTACCACGACCACCGTGGTTAGTGACTCCGGTTAAGCCACAACCTCCAAACAAGCCGCCAACTCATGCGAACCCCCCGCCAGCTCCACCTCTGAAGCAAGTGCCCTCAGCCCCACCTCCGGAGCAAGTGCCCTCAGCCCCACCTCCGGAGCAAGCACCACCAACCCCACCTCCGGAGTAAATGCCACCGCCCTCACCACCGAAGCAAGCGCCGCCACCCTCAAGTCCGGGAAAAGTGCTACCAATCCCACTTCCGGTGCCAACGCTGCCACAACCACTTCCTGTTCCAGTGTTGCCACTTCCAAATCCGGGGAAAGAGACGCCAATCCCACCTCCGGGCCAAACGCCGCCACCCCCACCTCCTGAACAAGTGCCACCTCCGCCACCCCCGTCACCGCCAAGCCCACCTCCGCCACCCCCGCCTCCGGAGCAAGAGCCACCACCCCCACCTCCGCCTCTGGAGCAAGAGCCACCTCCCCCACCTCCGCCTCCGGAGCAAGGGCCGCCACCCCCACCTCCGGAGCAAgtgccgccaccgccaccacctccATATCAAGTGCCGCCACCTCCGCCCCCACCAGGAGTGCCAGCTACGCCTATCAGTCCTCCACCACTGAGACTGCCACCACCCGAAACCAATCCACGGAGCCCGCACGAAGCCATCATCATCGCTGAATTCGCCTCCCTCGGCGGCCTTTTACTCCTAGCGTTCTTCGCGGCGGCCGTGACTTGCTCCAtcaggaagagaaagaagaagatggcCGCCAAAAGACAAGCTGTTGACGTGGAGGACCATGTGGATGTCCACGAGGCTGCAGTTCAAGGACCCCATCGCCAACAACCGGCAGCTCCGACGTCGATCGACGACGATATCGAAATCCATGAACTGATGGAGGAGGGCGAAGTGGTCGGTGAAACCCCACGCAGAGAGCCTGCGAGGGATGCAACATTCGAGCGGCGGGGCCGGCGTCGCTAGCCCTTCTAAGGCCGATCACCGCGACCTTCTGGAGCACAAAAGCTAGCAGGCTATTGTGTGCTCGCAAATCAGTGTTACGTCTATTGTTGTTATTTAATGTATTAATTCGCGGATAATAATACTTGTTTCATTGGCTTCTTTGTGTGTTTCATTGACTGCATTGTCTATATGTTTCTTTCCCGTCGCCAACGTTCTATATGATCCAAGTCGAAATGCCAAATTTACTGCCTGCACTTGAAGCTTCATGGTCTTTGTCTAAGAAGGACCGAtacgggaagaagaagaagtcacgTATGTTTCACATAGGTAACGTCCGAAACCAATCTACTTGCTGTCGAGGAGTCAACTTGAGGTAACGTTGACTAACGATCTGAGGCATGTGGATCCCTGATCTGGATCGTCAGTTGTTCTCCATCACTTCGGCGCGAATCGTAAAGTAAGACATTAGGAGTTTCTGAGATTCGTGCAGAGGCAGTTCAAGGGCGTTGATGCAGtcgatttttttcttattttcttacaATTTTAAAGGCATGGCCAGGTGGCATTTTAGGAGTTTAACTCACGCCTTACGTGGCGACGTACGCCGAGAGGGGCGTCTCAGAAAACTGTCCCTCCTCGCCTTTTTCTTTCGCTTTTTTGCATAAAAAATAATTGAGAATTAATTATTTCCTTTTGATtaaaaaaagcaagaaaagagATCATTAATATTATCCATCCTAATATCGATGGATGACATAAATTAAATACATTTAACACTGTGATTTAAATTTAATCATTTTATATCCACGATTAAATTTTTAAAGAcgtaattaaatatattaattattctaAATTTGATATTGATAAGATTCTTACATATAGTCAGTATTTAACGCATTATATAATATAGATAAGCTACATATagtcattattaaaaaaaattaaatccagTCTAGAAAATatctattttttgaaaaaaaaaatgaaagcggCCCATTTTTATTTGCAAATTTgcaaatcatttttatttaattaattttgagCCAATATAAGAATCgagagggagaaaaaaaaaagttgtgaATCACTTTTGAAATAAACATATTTGATGGTAAGGAAAGGAAAAAATAGCAACTATTGGAAGCCTAAATTTAAGGGGATTTCTGATAAATAACCCAAAGAGTGTGGTGGTCAAACATTTTGTGCTttccctaaaaatcatctttttcttatttctttgctCATCAGCTTATTTTATGATTTgagattgagaaaaaaagagaaagttaTAAATCACTTTTTATATATTTGATTTTGAGGCCATGCAAGAATTGAGAtggagaaaaagagagaaagttGTGAATCACTtttcaaatcaaaataaacattCGATGGAAATGAAAAAGTAAAAATGTAGGATCTTTTGAAAGTTACTTATGTAGGAATGGATCTTTTAATTTTGTTCAAAAATATGTTGAAGACTTAATGAAAGTTTGATAGTCCtgttttaattaattttgatgatcatttcagGTTTGTAAAGATAAGTTGTGTGTAATCGTTATGCAAAGGTTAAACTACCCAGAAATAGTTCATCTAAGTAGTATTTTGAGGGTTTTTCTAGCTCCACAAAGTGATGTGGAGTGTAAGTTAGTACAACACATAGGAGCTATCCGGGTGGCACATAGTTGGATGGGCTTTTAGGGTAATGTCTAGGCTAATTTGCTATCTTATTTCACaatagtgtcatgtgggcacttgtggggactttGTGTCGCGACGGACCACCTTAGACACTTTGTCATATAACCGTTCAAAGCttacaaatttcatatttttaacttgCATTGCCTATCAAGTGTTTAATAAAATTAGTATTTATAGATCTTGAGTTAAATGTTATATTGAActtatcttctcttttgtaaatccTTAAGAGACCATAAGAGATTTCGAGAAGGTTGATCCTTCGTAGAGGGACACACAAGAGTgctacacgacttaggcaaaaccagctaagtttgtgacatATGAGATCAAAGCGAGACAAGGATACCTAGAAATACTTAGCATATAAACGTTGAGGGACCTAGCGAGACTGCGTGGAGGGAAACTAGCATACGCAACCGTTTAGGGGAAAGCAAGGACATAGACATAGGAAAAAGAGTTGCTCAAATGAGTGAgcatctgagattagcattcaaaggaatggctaaCCTTTTGTGTAAGAGGTACCATGAAAACAAGCGAGTTATAAAGAACGTATAGTGCATAAAAGTTGCGATAGTTGAATTCGAGCTATAATATGATGTTGGTAATCAAACTTGATGGGTTGTGCTGAAGGCAAGTGAGGTGCGTGATAATGGATGAGATCGTGGAAGATGGGATGAGTTGCTTAATGACTGAAAGAGATGTATTCATGGCAACCGAATCTTGGCACCATTGAAACTTTCTCATTAACATAGAAAAAAATACGTTTATAGGAGGTTGAAGTCTGCATCGAGTTTAATATGTTGCTAAGCCTTGAAAGGCACAATTGAGGTTATATTGGCGAAGAGTCACAATTTAACAAAGTGCATTCGTAGGGATGGAACAGTGCATAATTTATTCAGTAAGGCAAAGTAGTTCAAGGGGATAGTGATCCTTGAAACTTTAAAAGAGAAGGATGCAAAGAAagttttgaatctcggattttgatgatgaaaccaattgatgtgtttatgatctgatctatgttttgagtaacgtaggaagctttgatcagagagagacacttaaagtatgaagaatcatgttgggccagagtataacatgtcagaagattagacgtcgagtcggaggatcggttaacgtattggcagaaggcttcgggccatgggtttaggcatcatgccaagaagagcaaaaattgtgctaagaaaatcagagttgtggaggtcaactggccgattgggcaataggtcgcaagagaggacgatgcgccgaagaatcggatgaagcgtcgatgaaccaatgatatgccggacaatatttgatttaagctttgtaataattatttagatcaaagtaagttttaggtgtaattgggttggaattgagccaactcaattagaggccaattgggcctaagtttgggctgtgttggtccaagtgaaaggcccaaacaataacacaacagatggaaccatcggtggtacaatcttcgagactatatcaggcggtggtaccgcccagacttaaTCTTTGagattgtcaagcagtggtaccgccagtatgggcggtggtaccacatagacatagcctcccaagcggtagtactattagactgggtggtggtactgcccaacacaagcgatggtaccactagtaccccgaaaatcgaggatgagatacttttagactccaagtttgaatccacttgaggcttataaatacctctctcatccttggttaatactgtaacatcccccatttttgaaaatttagtaaaatatttgtttgtaaaaaataaggattatttaataattattttatattaaataatattatattaaagtttatggctaaggacctaagagtaaatattaaaattttgatatgatttatagaatattcagaattgagtaaataaaaaataaaataaaacaaaaaaaatatagtggacatgtgtcactagctaacctaaggttggtgccacttatctttgctctaaagatgacacctagcccctttcatgcatgcatgacaccttgcaacttttgcattagccaaaacccaaataattagatgaaaagttaaagaaaataaacctgaagagttgcagccaacgtgagtttgagaagagaagggaagaagaagaagaagaagaggaattgaagaagaagatttgattgaggttttgcatcaactccccccatttgggaatcaaatttgtttaaggcaagtgttctaatctcttcctacagaattcctaatctctgttttccttttaattcttcataaatgcaaaagatttcagcttagtaccaaaccgttctttccttttgatacaaagccatgaatctgaaatttttcggtaatctgacttctgtacattgttttcgacctaacttttagcactaaactctgatttaggtaaaacctattccatttgaaagtagactcaaatatctttattttgacactaagatttaatgatttggagtttaaatgcctactaagacttctgtttcaattaaccctacagattctgcaaaatagagactgaaatttctgacctcttgttgcttaactacttataactttctgctgtgaactcagattcatacaaagtatgatttattcgaagctagactcaaaatgctttctttatatacctgatttgaaatttttggattagaattgctaactgaaacatctgctttcatcgaccctatggattcagtaaaacagagctaatattttctgacctttagctacgaaattatctgtaactcccggttgtaaattccaaatcttgtaaagcttgatttgcataaaactagattgataaagctttctaatgacacatattttgcataaattggagcataattggttatcgaaatagttcatacaatgtccctatcaaattctgccagaatcgagctttagtcgatttcggctctccttgtttcttctctttggaaatcgatttcggcaaacactcttcagttaagctttacattattaccttaaattcctgtatacttttgtcctttatttatttgtctgcagctatcatctaaagttcatgtttccagcgtaatgattcggcacatgcatcccattgttccgcatttgctttcgatatgtgcctcttccagtttcatttctttggatattgaattcatctaactttcttatttcaattgagccatatgtgatttcttgaaatccttgtatactcctgcttttgtttccttttaaatctgaatacatttgtgaaagattctgtttgtatcgtattgactcgaaaggcatatgtacatttcgttgttccgcatgtgcttctgatatgtgtcaatgttattgttcatactacacttttgtactctggtgtcttgtgggatattgtgaacctttgccagaaatggtaaagggagttatgcttagagcccgcgattgctctgccggccccattgacttcactcagacgtgggtggatggagctcccagacgtgggagacttatgcgtggtcatccagaaatggatggaccatattatgttatgatcccacttcaccttctatctgtttgatataaaattcagagccgacctagcacttgggcagggtgagagggctcgagtaggaaagggctacccgtggatggagtcgagaactcatcacggcgtggagccaccactgagttaatcctcacatgcagtatgctagagtacgacgtttgagcttctatttcatatttgttctttgatatattctaaaatgcttcttatgcttccgaaatatttccatatgccattgatacgttctgaagcatttcattcaccattgatatgttccgaatattttcatatgccattgatatctaaaatgctctttacgtccttgttatgccttgaaattaccatatgtcatcgatatgctccttatgccaatgatatgctccaatttcctttctcctattgttatatctaatgcctgtttttgaacgaggtaaacctttgtgattttatatcaaatgagatgacttcaaatgaagacttgtatttctacttttgtatcttgatactaagcttgcttgaacttctcctatcgccatggatatgttagacgcttgctgagctctttatgctcaccccgttgctatataaatttttcagggtagcttgtcacgcactgaaaagctaaaattgggttaaagcaatgaaaggctagaagatttttgagctaatctttgttggatgatggtttttgttgtatagtaaactttacttctgatgtaatgttaaggatctattgatacttatatgttgtaaaatgttaaaggaccgctcatgtgtatggaatgataagtttaatatgtgtaaggataagaactcatggtaaacaattatctttttgtgattgtatatacttctatgattatggatttgtggtgtggttgatgtttagttgagttgtctttggattttgtgaatctctgagtgaagtggattatgattatgtaatgtacaggtttatgaattgtgaatagagattttttgaatgattcttagtatcctcaaattgttagattggatcctggattgaattgattgatgaattataatattattgatttttagacagggtcacacttcctgaatgtgataattcagggggggcgtgacaaatacacacaagcacaaagagcttaaaagtggaaaaACACTGTAGTAATCAAATGAGAGATCCCCTCATCTAGttcaaagtttagaattctatttagggataaatgagtacttgtaaaaggttgtctcctaaacttgtgaaaaggagaagatgggtgtaaaagagtagttgttCTTcgttcattgaaagaagatcggtagtggaagccgatggcctcgagtaaagaggaatcgggagtggatgtaggtcacgataaccgaaccaatataaaaatatcatttgtATTTCCTTATACTAGAAACTGaagtcttactttcactatgcttttgtaagctttcaagttaagcatctttcatatacatttttatcgtatgaagattttcgactcgacgtaattttaccgctgcactaattccctctcccccccctcttagtgtcgacttgatcaTAGCAGAAAaaagttgctccaatgggactgaTATCTAAGATGGATAGGTCTCAATTTTCTAGAAAGAGAATCATGTGTAACGGACTGCACATGTTAAGGAGGTATACTTCAacacaacaactccacaaagctcaacggaccaaG belongs to Musa acuminata AAA Group cultivar baxijiao chromosome BXJ3-5, Cavendish_Baxijiao_AAA, whole genome shotgun sequence and includes:
- the LOC135637918 gene encoding protein TRACHEARY ELEMENT DIFFERENTIATION-RELATED 7A-like, which produces MAFLPPRMPPRPFAPPPPKVSPSIPPPPNRRSPPPPSPSKQAPPPPPRGRLPPPPPPKKAPPPPTRRSPPPPPPPKQAPPPPPRKMAPPPPKLPPLQPPPAPVRPPPLAPPPPSPNHTVIIVVFASLGGLLLLAFLAAALFCCIKKRKKKMAAKREAVDVEDHVHVHETVVPGPHGQQLATLSIDEDIKVHEVFKKGTVTGEASLSEPASGKQRSSSRTGGAGPSVTSRHHLL